Within the Halomonas sp. HL-93 genome, the region AGGCATACTTCTCATCAAGCCCGTAGGGTTTGAGGGCTTCCACAAAATCACGACGCAGCGTGTTTATGCGGTCACGCATTTCGGTCAGCTCTTCGCGCCATATCGCGGAAAGTTCAGCATCGTGCAGAATCTCACTGACAATGGCGCCGCCGTGTGCGGGTGGGTTGGAGTAGTTTTCCCGGGCGACGATCGCGACCTGCGAACGAATATTTTCCATTTGCTCGGCGTTTTTAGCCACCATAATCAAGCAGCCGGTCCGCTCGCAGTAGATGCCGAAGTTTTTCGAGCACGAACTGGTGATGATGACCTCGTCAAGCTGCTCGGCAAATAGCCGAACGCCGTAGGCATCTTCGTCAAGCCCCTGCCCAAACCCTTGGTAGGCGAAGTCGATCAGCGGCAGTAACTGGCGTTCTTTAACTACTTCAAGTACTTGCTGCCATTGAGATTCAGATAGATCGAATCCGGTTGGATTATGGCAGCAGGCATGGAGTACCACGACATCGCCTTCGGGGATTTTTTTCAACGCGCCTAACATGCCATCAAAATCAAGGCGGTTGTCTGGGTCAACGTAGGGGTATTTATGCAGTTCAATACCGGCTGCGGTAAAGATACCGTGATGGTTTGGCCAAGTAGGGTCGCTAACCCAAATGCCTTTGCCGGGCAACTGAGTGGCAATAAAGTCGGCGGCTAAGCGTAAGGCCCCGGTTCCACCCGGCGACTGGGTGGCGCTGGCGCGATTGGCTTCCAGCACCGGTGAACTGGCACCCAACATCATTGGCAGCACAACACCACCGTAAGCGGGCGCGCCGTGCGACCCAATATAGGTCTTGGTGGTTTCATTGCTGAGCAAGCGAGCTTCGGCTTCTTTGACCGCACGCATCACTGGCGTGTTGCCCTGCGCATCACGGTAAACGCCAACGCCTAAGTCGACTTTCTGAGGGTTGGTGTCTTTTTTAAAAGCTTCGATTAGCCCAAGAATGGCGTCTCCAGGGACTCGCTCAATGTGCTCAAACATTTATTCGGCTACCTCGTCAGTTCTAGCGGCAAGAATGAAATCATTTTGATGCAGGCCATCGATGGCGTGGCTCCACCAGGTGACCGTGGCTTTCCCATACTCGGTGGTGATCACGGGGTGGTGGCCTGCCTGTTCGGCCACTTCGCCAACGCGCTGAGTAAAGTCCAGAGCGCCAACGAAATCACGAAACGTATAGCTTCGTGTCAGCTTCATGATGCCATCGTGATCGACAATCCGCCACTGGGGGAGGGCCTTTAACTGGCTTTCGCACTCGCTTTGGGTCATTGGCTTTGCGTTACCGCTGCAGGGTTCGCACGATTGTTGGGCAAGCGATGTCATGGACGGCCTCCTTAACATTAATAATGAATGGCTCATCCTTTCAGGGTAGAAGGCAGACGCAGTCCCGGCCAACGTCTTTGGCACTGTAGAGGGCTTGATCAGCCCGTTCGATAAGGCTCGTCAAGGGTTCGCCGCAACGATATTCGGCGACGCCGATGCTCAGCGTTACTTGTCCGACCCCGATGCCGAAATCATACTCTGCAATATGTTGGCGTAACCGGTCTGCCAACTGATGGCACTGCTTGACAGGGGTAAGCGGCAAAACAGCCATGAATTCTTCACCACCCAGCCGAGCGATCATGTCTTCGCTACGCAGCAGCGACTGGGACAGACTGGCCAGCTGTTTTAAGACCTCATCGCCTTGTAAATGCCCCCAGCGATCGTTGAGATGTTTAAAGTGATCAATGTCGACCATCATGATGGAAAGCGGGGTGCCATGACGAGAGCTGAGCGATGCCAGGTTGGTTAGATGCACCATTAATTTACGCCGGTTTGGCAGGCTGGTAAGCGGGTCGGTATCACACAGTTTGCGCAGCCGCTGCTCTTCAGAGACTTGGTCGCTGATGTCCATCATGATGCCGTGCCACCGCACGCCGGACGGGATAGGCTCGGGGGTAGCGCTGACAGCCATCCATGGGGATTTATGCCCAGGTAGCGCTAAGCGAAAGCGAGTGGTTAACGGCAACATCCAGCGGGCCGAGCGTTCAATGGCAGACATCAGCTTTGGGTAGTCAGTGCCGGTCAGCTGTTCGAGCGCGGTGTTGGCATCTTGCGCTAGCTGGTCTCGGTCAATAGGGGCCACCGTTAGCCCAGCGCCTTCCATAAAGGGAAATGCCATATGGCCATTATGGGTACGGTGAAATTGAAACACGACGCCAGGGACTTGACGGATAAGTTGCTCGGCGTTGAGCGTTAAAGGGCTATCATTCACGGGCATGCGTGAATCTCCGAAGCTGTGCTATTGAAAAGCTATGCCATTTAAAAATCAATCGACAAGGGTAGCGCTAAAAACGTAATTAAAATGTAAGCGATCGCCTACAATTCGACACATTTTTATACCTTTTTGCTATATCTAATGAATAAATAAGATTAAAAAGGCATATAATACGTTGGTTTACGATTACTGATGGCACGTGCTCGTAAAAAGCATTATTTTTGTGCATATAAAATACTTTTTTTATTCCTTTGGGGTGTGTCTTGTCGCACAGCATGTCTATATCTGGTGACTTCTCTTCCGTGCAAGGGCGCGTGAGTTTGGTGGGCGCTGGGCCAGGGGACCCTGAGCTACTGACGCTCAAGGCATTTCATCGTTTACAGCATGCCGATGTGGTGTTGCATGATCGCTTGGTTAGCGATGAAATCTTAGCGTTACTGCCGTCGAAGACTCAGCGGTTTTATGTCGGTAAAGCGCGCTCGGCGCACAGCGTCCCACAGGAGGGGATCAATCAAGCACTGGTCGAGTGGGCTCAAGCAGGTAATCGCGTGGTGAGGCTAAAGGGAGGAGACCCATTCATTTTTGGCCGCGGTGGAGAAGAGCTGGAAACACTGATAGCTGCTGGGGTGCCCGTGGAAGTGATACCTGGGATTACCGCCGCTTCGGGGTGTGCCGCTTATGCGGGGATACCACTTACCCATCGTGACCACGCCCAATCGGTACGTTTTGTGACCGGGCACCTCAAAAACGGTAAGTGTGACTTAGATTGGCAGACCCTAGCGCGCCCTGGGCAGACCCTGGTGTTTTACATGGGGTTAGGCAGTGTCGATGTGATTTGCCAAGCGCTTATCGCCCACGGCATGGCGCCAGAGACGCCGTTGGCCTTGATTGAGCAGGGCACCACACAACAGCAACAGACCCATATTGGTAGTTTGCATGCTCTGCCTGATGCTTTTTTTGCTGGCAGAATAAAGCCTCCAACCTTGTTGATTGTGGGGCACGTTGTGTCATTGAACGCACAGCTCGCATGGTTTGATGTGGATCAGACCCACGCCAAGGGATTTAGTGAAGGTAAACATCCCACGCCGCCACCCCATTCTGAAACCTAACGTTAACCAATCAACGTTTATGTCGTCATACGAAACTGGCTAGATACACTAAGCTGTGTATGCTGGTAGACAGTAGGCTGAAACTTAATCGCTGTCTGCGCAGCTAGTAGCAATACGCGTTACGTGCAGCGACTATCTAAGGGAGAGGCGACATGTCAGACGAGCAGCATTCCGATCACAAGCCAACCAATAGTAAACCGGATATGAAAACTCTCTTCCGCGATAATCGCGTGAAGGGGATTGCGGGCATCGCCGCGATAGCGGTGATCTGGGCGATCATGGCGCAGTCAAATGTAGGCACCAGCAACGACCGCGTGGCGGCACTTGAAGACCAAGTGACCAGCGTTGAAGAAGAAAATGACTCGCTTAAACAGCAGCTTAGTGAAGTTGATGATGCTGAAGCCGATCTCACGGCATTGCAAGATGAAATGAGTACATTAGAGGAGCAGCAGGCAGAGGAGCAAGAAGCGCTGGAAAGTACGCAGCAACAGGTCAGTGATACCCGTTCGGAGCTTGAGTCGCTGGAAGAAGAGCGTGACTCGCGGCAGGGTGAAGTTGACGAGTTGAACCAGCAGGTGAGTGACGCTGAAAGCGAGATGGAAACGCTGCGTGAAGAGCGCGAAGAAGTCCAGCAGGCCAGTGATGAGGCCGACAAAGCGCGCCAAGAGGCTGAAGAAGCACGTCAGAGTGCTGAAGACGCACGACAAGAGGCTGAAGATGCGCGGCAAGAAGCGGCAAGTGAGCGTCAGAAGGCGGTTGATGAGCGTGATGCTGCCAACGAAACGCTGGATGAACTTAATAGCGAAATAGAACAAGCCAACGAACGCTTGTCTACCCTCGAAGACGAGATTGCAAGTGCAGAGTCTGAGCGCGAAGAAGCGCGTGAAGAGCGTGATAACGCCACCAGCGAGCGCGATACGCTTCAAGAAGAAGTCGATTCACTGACTGAGCTACGCGAAGAAGAAGAAAGCTCTTTGAGCGATGTGCGCACTGAATTGGAAGATATAATGGTGGCACTGGATATGGGCCGCGAAGAGCTGGCCAGCGTAGAAGACGATGTGGCTAATCGTGAAGAGCAACTGCAGCGCTTGGAAGAGCAATTGAATGATTGGCGCGATGAGCTTTCAACATTGGATTCTCGCATAGCGGATGCCGCCAATGATGCGGGTGAAGATGCCCAGCAAAATGGTGAGTCGCAAAACAATGAAGAGAGCAGCGAAGAGGAATCGTCTGGAGATGAAGGGGATAATGAAGAGGACGGCGAGGAAGAGGAAGCTAGCTAAGCTTCTCTTTATAAAGTAACCCTTCAGTCGAGCGGGTGCTGACATGGTCAGTACCCGTTTTTTTGGGCGTTGGTTTATGAATGCTCCCGCGAGGAGTATGATTTGCACACTTATTGATACAACGCCAAACGAGGAGTCTGTCTAATGGAAGGCGTCAAACATATAATAGCCGTAGCCTCAGGTAAGGGCGGTGTTGGTAAGTCCACGGTTACCGTTAACCTGGCACTGGCGTTAGCCGCCCAAGGCTATCGTGTGGGCGTATTGGATGCGGATATCTATGGTCCAAGCCAGGCGCAAATGTTGGGGGTCGCCGAAGGGGTGCGCCCTCAAGCGGCGGGTAACGATAAGTTTTTACCGCTCCAAGCGCATGGTCTTCAAGCCATGTCGATGGCATTTATGGTCAATACCCGTGAAGCCATGGTATGGCGTGGACCGATGGTGGTTGGGGCGTTCCAGCAAATGCTCAATCAAACTCAGTGGGATAACCTGGATTTCCTGCTTATCGACATGCCGCCCGGCACCGGCGATATTCAATTGACGCTGGCCCAGAAGGTAGCGGTATCAGGCGCGGTGATTGTGACAACCCCTCAGGACATCGCCTTGTTGGATGCGCGTAAAGGCATTGAGATGTTCCGTAAAGTGAACGTGCCGGTTCTAGGCGTGGTTGAAAACATGAGCCTTTACCACTGCGAAAACTGCGGCCATGAGGCACCCATATTCGGCTCTGGCGGCGGTGACCGTATTGCCGAAGAGTACCAAACTGAAGTGTTAGGCCGTTTGCCATTAACCTTGTCGATCCGTGAGCTTACTGATTCCGGGCGGCCTAGCGTGGTGTCGGAACCTGATAGTGCCGTCAGTCAAACATTTGCTGCGATTGCCACCAAGGTGGCGCAAAGCGTGGATGGCCAAAATAAAGAAAGCCCTACTATTTCCTTCAGCGAGTGAATACGTAACCAATGAGCATCAAGTCTGATAAATGGATCCGGCGCATGGCGAAAAGTGATGCCATGATCGAGCCGTTCGAGGCCGGCCAAGTTCGTTATAATAATGATCAGCGCGTCATCTCCTATGGCACCTCAAGTTACGGCTATGATGTACGTTGTTCGGATGAATTTAAGGTATTTACCAATATTCACTCGGCGATCGTTGATCCTAAAGCCTTTGATGATAAGAGCTTTGTCGATGTGAAGGGTGATGTCTGTATTATTCCGCCTAACTCATTTGCGCTGGCGCGCACAGTGGAGTACTTCCGTATTCCCCGTAATGTGCTAACCATCTGCTTGGGTAAATCAACCTATGCGCGCTGCGGCATTATCGTCAACGTAACGCCGCTAGAGCCTGAGTGGGAGGGGCATGTGACGCTGGAGTTTTCGAACACCACCAATTTGCCGGCTAAAATCTATGCCCACGAAGGTGTTGCACAGATGTTGTTTCTGGAGTCCGATGAAGTGTGCGAAACCTCTTATAAAGATCGGGGAGGTAAATACATGGGCCAGCGGGGTGTGACGTTGCCGCGTACTTGATTACCTTGAGTTGTCATATTAAAAAAACCGAGCGGTGTTGGCCGCTCGGTTTTTTTGATATCGCCAAAAGTGTCGCGAGACCTGCCGTGGTCAGATAGATTCGTCGAGTTCTTCAGCAGCATCGGCGTGGGAAAGCCGCATGCCGTGGGGCGGTAACAGATGGCCGTCCATGGTAACGCCTTCTCCGCTATATTGAAGACGACCTTGTAAAAACCATTGCACGGCGATGGGATAAATAAGATGTTCCCGGTCGTGGACCTTCTGTTTTAGCGTTTCAACGCTGTCATCAGCAGCAACGTTAAGTTCGGCTTGCAAAACGACCGGCCCGCCATCCAGCTCTTCGGTAACAAAGTGAACGCTGCAGCCGTGCTGAGTAACCTGATCTGCAAGGGCGCGGGCATGGGTATTAAGGCCTTGGTAAGCTGGTAGTAGCGACGGGTGTATATTTAGCATACGACCCAGATAGCGCTGAACGAAACGTGGTGTCAAAATCCGCATAAAGCCAGCCAGCACAATGAGGTCAGGCTCATGTCGCTCAATGACTTTGATCAGCGCTCCGTCATAGGCGTCACGGCTATCGTATTCACGGTGCGGCAGGGCAACGGCATCGATTCCCGCTTCGTGGGCACGCTTAAGGCCATAGGCGTCGGGCTCGTTAGAGATAACGGCGACGATCTCGCCGCCTAGCCGGTCATGGGACTGAGCCTCAATCAACGCTTGAAGATTGCTGCCACTGCCGGAAATTAATACAACCACCCGGGGCGTCGTCGCAGGCTCGGGTGTCATGTCCGTTAGGGTGTCGCTGTTGTAGTCGGTGCTGCTCATGCCGGTAAATT harbors:
- a CDS encoding GGDEF domain-containing protein, whose translation is MPVNDSPLTLNAEQLIRQVPGVVFQFHRTHNGHMAFPFMEGAGLTVAPIDRDQLAQDANTALEQLTGTDYPKLMSAIERSARWMLPLTTRFRLALPGHKSPWMAVSATPEPIPSGVRWHGIMMDISDQVSEEQRLRKLCDTDPLTSLPNRRKLMVHLTNLASLSSRHGTPLSIMMVDIDHFKHLNDRWGHLQGDEVLKQLASLSQSLLRSEDMIARLGGEEFMAVLPLTPVKQCHQLADRLRQHIAEYDFGIGVGQVTLSIGVAEYRCGEPLTSLIERADQALYSAKDVGRDCVCLLP
- the purN gene encoding phosphoribosylglycinamide formyltransferase; this encodes MSSTDYNSDTLTDMTPEPATTPRVVVLISGSGSNLQALIEAQSHDRLGGEIVAVISNEPDAYGLKRAHEAGIDAVALPHREYDSRDAYDGALIKVIERHEPDLIVLAGFMRILTPRFVQRYLGRMLNIHPSLLPAYQGLNTHARALADQVTQHGCSVHFVTEELDGGPVVLQAELNVAADDSVETLKQKVHDREHLIYPIAVQWFLQGRLQYSGEGVTMDGHLLPPHGMRLSHADAAEELDESI
- the apbC gene encoding iron-sulfur cluster carrier protein ApbC, encoding MEGVKHIIAVASGKGGVGKSTVTVNLALALAAQGYRVGVLDADIYGPSQAQMLGVAEGVRPQAAGNDKFLPLQAHGLQAMSMAFMVNTREAMVWRGPMVVGAFQQMLNQTQWDNLDFLLIDMPPGTGDIQLTLAQKVAVSGAVIVTTPQDIALLDARKGIEMFRKVNVPVLGVVENMSLYHCENCGHEAPIFGSGGGDRIAEEYQTEVLGRLPLTLSIRELTDSGRPSVVSEPDSAVSQTFAAIATKVAQSVDGQNKESPTISFSE
- a CDS encoding 4a-hydroxytetrahydrobiopterin dehydratase, which produces MTSLAQQSCEPCSGNAKPMTQSECESQLKALPQWRIVDHDGIMKLTRSYTFRDFVGALDFTQRVGEVAEQAGHHPVITTEYGKATVTWWSHAIDGLHQNDFILAARTDEVAE
- the dcd gene encoding dCTP deaminase yields the protein MSIKSDKWIRRMAKSDAMIEPFEAGQVRYNNDQRVISYGTSSYGYDVRCSDEFKVFTNIHSAIVDPKAFDDKSFVDVKGDVCIIPPNSFALARTVEYFRIPRNVLTICLGKSTYARCGIIVNVTPLEPEWEGHVTLEFSNTTNLPAKIYAHEGVAQMLFLESDEVCETSYKDRGGKYMGQRGVTLPRT
- a CDS encoding kinesin; the encoded protein is MSDEQHSDHKPTNSKPDMKTLFRDNRVKGIAGIAAIAVIWAIMAQSNVGTSNDRVAALEDQVTSVEEENDSLKQQLSEVDDAEADLTALQDEMSTLEEQQAEEQEALESTQQQVSDTRSELESLEEERDSRQGEVDELNQQVSDAESEMETLREEREEVQQASDEADKARQEAEEARQSAEDARQEAEDARQEAASERQKAVDERDAANETLDELNSEIEQANERLSTLEDEIASAESEREEAREERDNATSERDTLQEEVDSLTELREEEESSLSDVRTELEDIMVALDMGREELASVEDDVANREEQLQRLEEQLNDWRDELSTLDSRIADAANDAGEDAQQNGESQNNEESSEEESSGDEGDNEEDGEEEEAS
- a CDS encoding amino acid aminotransferase; the protein is MFEHIERVPGDAILGLIEAFKKDTNPQKVDLGVGVYRDAQGNTPVMRAVKEAEARLLSNETTKTYIGSHGAPAYGGVVLPMMLGASSPVLEANRASATQSPGGTGALRLAADFIATQLPGKGIWVSDPTWPNHHGIFTAAGIELHKYPYVDPDNRLDFDGMLGALKKIPEGDVVVLHACCHNPTGFDLSESQWQQVLEVVKERQLLPLIDFAYQGFGQGLDEDAYGVRLFAEQLDEVIITSSCSKNFGIYCERTGCLIMVAKNAEQMENIRSQVAIVARENYSNPPAHGGAIVSEILHDAELSAIWREELTEMRDRINTLRRDFVEALKPYGLDEKYACVAEQRGMFSYTGLTPQQVDRLRDEFGIYMVRSGRANVAGFSQENLPYLAKAIAAVND
- the cobA gene encoding uroporphyrinogen-III C-methyltransferase; the encoded protein is MSISGDFSSVQGRVSLVGAGPGDPELLTLKAFHRLQHADVVLHDRLVSDEILALLPSKTQRFYVGKARSAHSVPQEGINQALVEWAQAGNRVVRLKGGDPFIFGRGGEELETLIAAGVPVEVIPGITAASGCAAYAGIPLTHRDHAQSVRFVTGHLKNGKCDLDWQTLARPGQTLVFYMGLGSVDVICQALIAHGMAPETPLALIEQGTTQQQQTHIGSLHALPDAFFAGRIKPPTLLIVGHVVSLNAQLAWFDVDQTHAKGFSEGKHPTPPPHSET